The DNA window ATACACTTGGGACATCTCAGTTTTCTTCCAATGATAAATATAGTTTTACCTGAATGAACTACTCCAGAGTcctgtgttgggggagggaggaggaatgtgcaaatatatttaaatgttacCTTTCTTTAGGGTTGAAATCGAAGTCTCCTCGCTTGGGTCACTCACAGCCCCATCCGCACACACAGCTGACACTCGGAATCTGTAGGGCGTCTCAGGACACAGTCCATCAACGATACAGAACTCGGTTCTCTTTTCTGTCCTTCGTTCCAGCCATTTGTCTTTCTCCTCCTGACTCATATCTCCTGCCTCCTCTTTATATTCCACCTTATACTCCCTTATTCTAACTCCATCTCCAGTGACACGTGGACCCTCCCAGGTGATGGCAATGGCAGATGAATCTACAATAACTGTTACGGGCTTCCCAGGTAGGCTGGTAGGAGGGAGAGTCTTCACAGGATCACTCACATCGCTGCTCTCGCTGAGCCCTGGTTTGCTCACTACGGCATATCGGAACTGGTACTCGGTGTTTGCACATAGCCCTGTTACTGTGAATGTCACTTGTGTATTATTTATATTCACAGCCATCCAGTTCTCCTGCCCTACAATTCTGTACACTGCCCTGTAGCCGGATATCACAGCCCTTCCATAGGCTGCTGGGTTAAACGTGAGCTGCACACGATCATGTCTGATTCCATCAATCAGGGGAGGAAGAGGCTTTGATGGAGGCTCAAAGTTGGTGCTGATCAGCTCTCCATCTCCATACAGGTAAATGGAAGTGCCTGGATTGTCCTTGTCTGGAACAGAGGCCACAATGAACCGAGTCTTCCCATTAGATTTGTTGACACTGACAAAACTTGAAAGAGACTTTGCAGATTTTCGagcttttttatatttctttttcctcAAACCACACTTTGGATTTTGGTTTCTCGGCGACAGAACTGGCTGATGCAGGATCATGAGTTTCCTCTATATACTGGGTCTGAAGCCATTGTTTTAAATCTGATAAATATGGCTCCTCTTCATGCAGTGAGGTGAATGTAAAGGAGACGATGAAGTCAAGCTCAGGGTTGAGAACTATTTCATCTAGTTCACTCTGAGAGGATACCACTTTTACATTGCTTAGGATCCTAAGGTAGGAATTCATATAATTCATCTCTTTCTCCTTTGTATCCAGAAATTCATTGAGGCTCTGCGTATTGAATGGTGACAGGTTTTGACATGATAAAATATCCACCAGGCCCCCTTCCTCTTTTCCACCTCCACGGATTAATGGTAAGAGTCCTGCTAGCTGTTTCTGGAAAGTCTGTCTGTGCTGCTTACACAGATTTTTGAATTGCTGGATTTTCAGTTTGATTTCGGGAAAGCTTGTGGCGATCAGACTCTTCACCATGTCATTGCATCGCATGTTTACTTCTGCCAGTTCCTCCATAGCAGTCTGAGCATCAGAAATCAATGTTAAGCTGATCTCACGCACCAGCTGAGCAGCTCTGGAATCCAGCTTGGTCAGCGGGTACAGCCAGACTTTCACTGGTACAGCCTTCTCCCCGTTGTCACCCAGAAGCTTGGGGAGGGTGGAATAAATTTTCATGGCTTCTTGGAAATTAGTTGGATTTTTCTCAAGAGCAAAATCACCATGGAACTTGCAGTTAAATTTTtcagcatttaattttttcttgtcATCCATTTTGATAGCTCCTTCCCCTTCTATGGAAACCAGGGGTAACTTTTTCATCGCAATCTGGAGCTTTCCCTCTATCTCACGTACATTCTCAGAAGAAGAAACTTCTCGATCAAACACGAAGAAAGCCTGAGCACCGTACAGCACAGCCGTGACCACATGGGTGGCCGTGCCTTGATCAAATACAGCACGATAAGAGACATTCTCTGGTCCTAAATGCTCCATAGTTAGTTGCTCAAACTTTGTTGTGGCAGAGTACTGGAGAGTAACTCTAGCCTGTTGTTTGGATTTTTTGGTGTCATTTAAGTATTTGGCAGATCTACTTACTTCAATCAACCCCCCAAGGAAACTAGCCTTCAGCGAGGCTGTGACATTTAGGGCATTGGCCTTCTCTTCAATGGTATCAGATGCAATGATCTCACAGTTAGTCCAGGGTTGTGGTTTTGTGTTCACATCCTTGAGAAGCTGTTCCAGGCGCCACAGCGTGATCCCTGGAATATTAGAGACAAACACATGGTAATGTAACTGATAGATGCACAGGACACAGAGTCTATCCATGGTTTAATTGTGTCTCATTTCTGAGATTGAAAAATAACAAGTGAAGGACATCAAGTAAACTGCCCTGGTAACAAACAAACGTGCCAAGTCAAGGCTGAACTACACCCCTAACAACCTTCCCTTGCCCCTGGCTTCTTACACGACTTTGGAAGATGTgatcttttctgtttttgttttttttaataaatccctCTCCAGAATGACTGAGTTCACTCCCCCTTCAGGAGTACACTGTTCCAGGTGGCAAGTGCTATAATTATGATTGAAATGTCACTTCCATTAGAAACATCTGGTTTCTTCGATTTAAGAAGCTAGGAATTGCCACGCTTGACCTGATCCatgatccatctagccctgtattcTGTCTCAGAGAGTAGACAGCACCAGATCCTTCACAGGAAGGCACAAGAAGCCCTACTATATTGTTGGAAAATCTGCCCTCATAAGGGTCTCATTGATCTCTAATAGTTGGACATTGGCTTAAATCTtaagcatgaggttttatatcccttcctAAAATTTCTTTTCATTGTAATAATCCCCGTATTCTTGTTAGCCATATAAACTTCCAGTCCCTCTAAATGTCTAATCCTGGCCTCAGGACACATGACTGGTGAGACGAAGGCAGCTGGGAGACTAAGGGAGTTAGCTGGCTGAGCTTGCCAGTGAAGGAAGGCAGGGAGGTAGGGTTTTTCTTTAACTT is part of the Dermochelys coriacea isolate rDerCor1 chromosome 2, rDerCor1.pri.v4, whole genome shotgun sequence genome and encodes:
- the LOC119851647 gene encoding LOW QUALITY PROTEIN: stonustoxin subunit alpha-like (The sequence of the model RefSeq protein was modified relative to this genomic sequence to represent the inferred CDS: inserted 2 bases in 1 codon), with protein sequence MAKSDDTVAMPALGRPFQLGMLYDCRNDSLIPGITLWRLEQLLKDVNTKPQPWTNCEIIASDTIEEKANALNVTASLKASFLGGLIEVSRSAKYLNDTKKSKQQARVTLQYSATTKFEQLTMEHLGPENVSYRAVFDQGTATHVVTAVLYGAQAFFVFDREVSSSENVREIEGKLQIAMKKLPLVSIEGEGAIKMDDKKKLNAEKFNCKFHGDFALEKNPTNFQEAMKIYSTLPKLLGDNGEKAVPVKVWLYPLTKLDSRAAQLVREISLTLISDAQTAMEELAEVNMRCNDMVKSLIATSFPEIKLKIQQFKNLCKQHRQTFQKQLAGLLPLIRGGGKEEGGLVDILSCQNLSPFNTQSLNEFLDTKEKEMNYMNSYLRILSNVKVVSSQSELDEIVLNPELDFIVSFTFTSLHEEEPYLSDLKQWLQTQYIEETHDPASASSVAEKPKSKVWFEEKEXYKKARKSAKSLSSFVSVNKSNGKTRFIVASVPDKDNPGTSIYLYGDGELISTNFEPPSKPLPPLIDGIRHDRVQLTFNPAAYGRAVISGYRAVYRIVGQENWMAVNINNTQVTFTVTGLCANTEYQFRYAVVSKPGLSESSDVSDPVKTLPPTSLPGKPVTVIVDSSAIAITWEGPRVTGDGVRIREYKVEYKEEAGDMSQEEKDKWLERRTEKRTEFCIVDGLCPETPYRFRVSAVCADGAVSDPSEETSISTLKKANVTLDPDTAHPELVLSDDRRTISRGHEIQMLPYKPERFDYLLSVLGSEGFTSGKHSWQVKVEGEAAGDWAVGIARQSVLRKGEVGFTPENGVWVVQKWGNARDYRAHTYPVTRLSLSREPSRIQVSLDYEGGLVAFNYADNLAPIFTFPRASFNGEKIFPFFWVWGRGFQLSLHP